The DNA segment AGCTTAATAATGAATCTGATTATGAGAAAATATCAAAACTTTCCGCAGATCTCGAGAATATCTCTGAAAAACTGGAAAACCATGAAATGAGGTGGCTTGAACTTCAGGAGATTCTGGGAGAAGGATAATAAGTTTGAGAGTGAGAGCGTTTTAGAGTAAAAGTTTTTGCAGATAACACTATCACTCTAAAACACTACAATCTATAATTACATGTAAACTACTTTTTGAGCATCTGAGCTCTCCAGTGCAGCATCGATAATTTTCATATTTTTAATGATTTCTTCTGCCGGAGAAGGCAATGCATATCCGAAAACGATGAACTCATAAATCTGCTGGTAATAATTCATATAATTTCCCGGCTCGCTGGAAGTAAGCATTCTTTCAGTTTCCTTATTTTCATTTAAAAAATTCAGAATTCCGTCTGCTTCTTTGAGAGGTTTTGTCCACTCTTTACCGTATTCAGGAATAGCTCCGGCTGCCAGCTCATTTTCCTGATTATCCGTTCTTTCCTGAAGAAAGCTTCCTTTTTCTCCGTGAATGGCATATGCATAATGCGCCTCTTTAGTAAATACCGAAGATTTCAGTCTTACTCTCAGATTATTCTGATAATACAGAACAATTTCAAAATAATCATTGGCAAAATCTTTTCCTTTCATTGAAAATACATCAGCGAACAATTTTTCAGGGAGACCAAAATACTGAGTTGCCTGATCTATCAAATGTGACCCGAGGTCATGCAGCGATCCGGAACCTGTAGCCTCAGGGTTTTCTTTATGCGCTTTTCCGCTGGGCTCTGTGCGAAACCTGTCGAAACGTATTTCCGCTTCTTTAATATCTCCTAATTTCCCTTCATTCATGATTTTCTGAACCTGGAGATAATCCCGGTCAAATCTTCTGTTCTGATAAACGCTCAGGAACAGACTTTTCTCTTCGGCAAGTTTTACCAGCTCCTCGGCTTCAGCAACATTCACCGTAAAAGGCTTTTCAACAATTACATTTTTACCGGCTTCCAAAGCCATTTTTACATATTCAAAATGAGTCTGAACCGGTGTGTTTACCACAACCAATTCAATATCCGCATTCTGCAGCATCTCCTCTACGGAACGATAAATGGTTGCTTCAGTGTATTTTTCTTTAGATTCCTCCTTGCTCCTTTCTACAATAGCCGACAAGAAAAATCCCGGATGTTCTTTTAAAAAAGGTGCATGAAATATTTTTCCGCTCATTCCGAAGGCGCAGAGTCCCGTTTTTACCAATTGCATAATTATTTTTTACCAAAGTTATTCATAAACATTCAATTTATTTAAGAAATAACCAAACACATTTCTTAAAAAAATGATAAAAATCACCTCTTAATTTTTATTAATTCTAAATAATAATATACTTTTGCAATTATTTAAATTCAATCTAAATAGCATAAACTATAATGAAAAAGCAGCTAGTAACTTTAGGGATATTATTCACAGCCGTATCCTTAAATGCACAAATGAAAAACACTGAAGCTGATACCGTTAGGATCCAGAATATTGAGGATGTCAATCTTCATAAAACAGGAAATCCCAACAAGGCAAGACCATTATCCACGAAATCTAATCTGACGATAATGGAAACCCCGCAACCCATTGCTATTGTAACCCATGAAATTATTGAGCAACAGCAGGCAAAACAGCTCAGCGATGTACTTCAAAACGTTAATGGTATTTACATTACATCATCAAGAGGAAATTCCCAGGATAGTTTCGGTGGACGTGGTTTTATATTAGGAAATGATAATATTTTCAAAAACGGTTCCAGAATAAACAGCGGTGTTTTTCCTGAAGTGAGCGGCCTGGAAAGAGTTGAAGCTCTTAAAGGAGCCAACGCTATGCTATACGGAAATACAGCTGCAGGCGGCGTGATTAACATGATTACAAAAAAACCCAAATTCAATTTCGGAGGAAGTGTGGGGATGAATGCAGGAAGCTGGAACTCTTACAAACCTTTAGTTGATATTTATGGACCACTTTCTAAAAATATAGCCTTCAGGGTAAACGGGACTTATGAATATGCAGAAAGTTTCAGAGACGTTGTTCAGTCCGAAAAATATTATTTCAATCCGTCATTTTTATTCAATTTAAGTGACAGATCACAATTAATTGTTGAAGCCGACTACCTTAAAAATGATTTTACCCCGGACTTCGGAATCGGGTCTATTACCAATAAAGACCAAAGCTACAGATTAAACGACGCTGTTTCCAGAAATGTCTTTTTCGGAACAGACTGGCAATATCAAAATGTGGAACAGGTATCAACTAACGTCACTTTCAACCATCAATTCAATGAAAGATGGTCTTTGAATGCTACTGCAGCTTATCAGAATTATACAAAAGATTATTTTTCATCAGAAAGAGTACAGTGGATATACGATAAAACGGTAGATCCTGACAGACTATCATGGAAAAGGCCTTTCGGTAAAACATACAATGAGCAGAATTATACTTCTGCACAGGTGAATATCAACGGAGAATTCAATACCGGAAAAATCAACCATAAAGTATTAATCGGTTCAGATGCAGATTACAGCCAGGCTGACGCTTATACTTATAATGTAACCGCTCCTGTAAATATTTTATTTTTAGACGATCCGTCTACATGGGGAAGTATTGACATGCCTGCCTCAGCTCTTAATACAAAAAACAGAATCAATACAAGAAGAATTGGTTTATATGCACAGGATTTCATCAGCCTGACCAAACAATTTAAAGTTATTGCGGGATTAAGATGGTCTTATGTTGAAAATATGCCAACGATTACAACACGCTTTACAACCGATGAAAAATTTGAAGTGGCAAATTCATCAACATCAGACAATGCATTTTCTCCAAAAGTAGGTTTGGTTTATGCACCTAATGAAAATCTTTCCGTTTTTGCGACGTATACTAATTCATTTGTTTCAAATTCAGGATATACTTCAGATCAGTTTGGTACCGTTAATACCAATCAGCCCGTTACACAAATTCAGAACCAACTGAACAGTTTATCAAGACAAAGCATAAAACCCACCACTGTTGATCAGTACGAAGTAGGGGTAAAAAAGAATTTCTGGAATAATGCTTTAGGGGTTAATCTGACTGCTTATCAAATTATGTACAATAATTATTACCAGACCTACTGGTTTGCCGGAGCAAACGGAGCACCGGTAAATGCTACAGACACTAACCTGAAAGAGTTTGCCGGAAAAATGAGAAGCCGCGGTGTGGAATTGGACATCACCGGAAATCCTACAGAAAATATATCAATAATCGGAGGATTCTCTTATAATAATTCTGTTTATATTGATACTCCGGAAAAAGGATATGTTGAAAATCAGAGATTAGTAAGAACACCTGCTACAACAGCGAATGCTTCTGTCTTTTATAAATTCACCAAGTATGCAAAAGGATTAAAAGTCGGAGCCGGCGTTTATTATATAGGTGACAGAATCGCAGGATGGAATGATACAAAATCTACAAATACAAGCAGGAATAATGTAAGCAGAATGTTTGATCTAAAAGACTATACAACGGTTTCATTATCCGTAGGCTACGAATGGAAGAAGTTCATGATCCAGGGAAGAGTCGGCAACCTGTTTGATGTAGTGAATTATAATGTTCATGAAAATTACTCGGTCAATCCGATTACACCAAGAAATTACTACTTTACATTAACCTATAAGCTTTAAAAGACTAATATTAATTTTTTCATAGAAAGTGGGAATTGCCTTTAATTGCAGTTTCCACTTTGAAATTTAAAACAAAAACTATAATATGGATAAGATTAAGGACACAAGAAGTTTCATGAGAATTACCCACCGTTACCTGGGCTATTTCCTTGCCGGTATCATGGCAGTATATGCGGTAAGTGGTGTTTTGCTGGTGTACAGAGATACCGATCTTCTTAAAAAAGAAAAAAAGTACGATAAGGTAATTGAAAAAAATCTTGATGAAAAAGCGCTCGGCAAAGAGCTGAAAATAAAAAATTTCGAAGTTGAAAAAAAGGAAGGAACTGTTCTGACATTTAAACAGGGTACTTATGATGCGGCAACGGGGCAGGCAAAATACTCAAAAAAGGAACTTCCATTTGTTCTTGATAAAATGACAAAACTTCACAAAGCTCAGTCGAAAGATACGCTGTCTCCATTAAATACTTTCTTTGGAATTTCGTTATTCTTTTTTGTGATTTCGAGTTTCTGGATGTTTAATCCAAAAACAAAAGCTTTCAAACGCGGAATGATTTTTACGGCAGCAGGACTTGTGGTATCAATATTATTGTTGCTATTATAATTTAGTAAAAATTACATACCATACTTTTATTTTTTTTAAAATTTTAATCAAAGCCTTCAAATTCACCAAACATTGATTAGTTGGCACATTTATTGTTTTTCAGAAAGCACAAATGATAAATATAAATATTAAAATAATAAATTATGAAAAAGCTAATTTTATCAGGGATACTAGCGGTAGCAGGTCTAGCTACAACCATGAATGCACAAATTCAAAAAGGAAACTGGATGGTTGGAAGTAGTTTAATATCAAGTAACTTCGGATTAAACACTGGTGGAGGTTATAACATTGCTATTCAGCCAAAAGGAGCATATTTCATTGAAGATAACGTAGCATTAGGAGGTTATGTAGATCTTGGATTCAATAAGGTTACCAATGGAAGCCCAACAGAATTCACTTATGGAGTTGGTGCTTTAGGACGCTATTTCCTTTCACCAGGAGAAAAAGGTGTTGATAATCTTCTAAATCACGGACGTTGGTTTTTTGAAGGAAATGTAGGAATCGGAGGAAGATCTGTTGAAAACGGAGATTCTACTACTGGGTTAGATTTCGCAGTAGGGCCAGGTTATTCTTACTTTATCACTCCGAATATCGGTCTGGAAGGATTAGTAAAATACAGAGGAAGAGCAGGTTTTGGAAATGAAGGATTGAATTCCAACATTACATTCAATGTAGGTTTCAGTATCTATATCCCGACATCAAAGGCCAGACAGGTAGCTAATGATGTTGCACAATAAGAATCACTTCACACACATTATATACACGTAAAATTGAAATCGCCGCGGAAAGAATTTTCCGCGGCGATTTTCGTACAAATTAAAACTAAACTATAAAAAATCAAATAAATCATATATTTGGCTGAGGCGTATATCTCAGATATGGCTTAATTTCTTTTACGCCTTTCGGAAATATCTTTTTCGCCTCTTCTGTTGAAACGCTAGGCGGAACAATGACATCGTCGCCATCCTGCCAGTTCACCGGGGTTGCCACTTTGTGGGAATCTACAAGCTGAAGAGAGTCAAGAACTCTCAGAATCTCATTAAAATTCCTTCCAGTTGACGCCGGATAAGTAATAATGAGCCTTACTTTTTTTTCAGGGTCAATAATCAGAAGTGATCGTACCGTAGCGGTGGCTGAAGCATTAGGGTGGATAAAATCGTACAGTTCGGAAATTTTACGGTCTTTGTCGGCTATAATCGGGAACTGTACATCAGTTTGCTGGGTTTCATTAATATCTTTAATCCAGTTCTGATGATCTTCCACTCCATCTACGCTTAAAGCGATTACCTTAGTTCCCCGTTTATCAAATTCCGATTTAAGTTTTGAAGTATATCCCAATTCCGTTGTGCAAACCGGTGTATAATCCGCCGGATGAGAAAACAAGATCCCCCAGGAATCTCCTAAATATTCATAAAAACTAAGATTTCCCAATGACGTTTCCGCCTGAAAATCCGGTGCTGTATCTCCTAATTTAATTGACATAATATTTTGCTCTTATTAGTCTACAAATTTAGTAGAGTTTTTGAAACTGGCAAAATTTTTGTTTAAAAAATTGTAATTATTTTAAAAAGATATTATGCAGAAAAGTGGCTTAAGCTATGTAGATGTTGTATACAATGTACTTGAAAACTGGTATCTGAAGTTTGCAGAGATTACTCCAAAACTTATTGTCGGGATTATTATATTTTCATTGTTTCTTTTGACCAGTAAATATTTAAGTTTAGTTTCGGTTAAAATATTTCACAAGCTTTTTCCTAAAAGTAAAAAAGAAAGCTCTTTAATAACTCTTATAGGCGTATTCCGGTTTCTTATTGTGTTGATGGGAACATTCATTGCCTTGGAAATCATGGGTTTAAGCGGCTTTTTATGGAAGTTTATCGGAAGTCTCGGAGTTGCGGGGGTTATTGCCGGGGTTGCCTTGAAAGATCTGGTTTCCAGTATATTCTCCGGGATGCTGATCGGTATTGATAAAGCTTTTAAAGTAGGCGATTATGTCACAATAGGAAATAACTCAGGAACGGTTACCGAAATTGGTTTTCTCACAACAAAAGTTATTGCTGATGACGGCAAGAAAGTTTATATTCCCAATCAGGTTATTTTTAATTCTCCATTTTATAATTTCACCGCCTCTCCGCAAAGAAAAATATACCTGAATTTTGAAATTCCGGCTGACCAGAATGTTGCAAAAGCTCAGCAATCTGTTCTTGAAGTGGTGAAAAGTCTTGAAAATGTAGACCGCCCGGAAACCGCAACAGCAATTCTTACCGACCTGAAGCAGGGTATTTTTAATCTTCAGGTAAAATTTCCAATGGTTGTAGGAGCAGACATGATGCTGCTGAAAAGCATTGCTTATTTCGAAATAAAGAAAAGACTGGATTCGGAAGGCATTCAGCTCGTAACTCCAACGAGCATTAGTATTACCGAAAGTACGACCAGTGAGAAGAAAGGCTAAAAAAAAAGCAACCCTTGTCGGGTTGCTTTCTTATTATACTGATGATGATAAACTATTTTTTGATAATTAATTTTTCTGAAATTTTCTCACCATTCTCAAGAATTAGCGAGATCACATAGTTTCCATTCATTAGACTGTTTACATTTACCTGAGTTGTTCCTTTGAAACTTCCTGTCTGCAGCAG comes from the Chryseobacterium nepalense genome and includes:
- a CDS encoding Gfo/Idh/MocA family oxidoreductase → MQLVKTGLCAFGMSGKIFHAPFLKEHPGFFLSAIVERSKEESKEKYTEATIYRSVEEMLQNADIELVVVNTPVQTHFEYVKMALEAGKNVIVEKPFTVNVAEAEELVKLAEEKSLFLSVYQNRRFDRDYLQVQKIMNEGKLGDIKEAEIRFDRFRTEPSGKAHKENPEATGSGSLHDLGSHLIDQATQYFGLPEKLFADVFSMKGKDFANDYFEIVLYYQNNLRVRLKSSVFTKEAHYAYAIHGEKGSFLQERTDNQENELAAGAIPEYGKEWTKPLKEADGILNFLNENKETERMLTSSEPGNYMNYYQQIYEFIVFGYALPSPAEEIIKNMKIIDAALESSDAQKVVYM
- a CDS encoding mechanosensitive ion channel family protein; amino-acid sequence: MQKSGLSYVDVVYNVLENWYLKFAEITPKLIVGIIIFSLFLLTSKYLSLVSVKIFHKLFPKSKKESSLITLIGVFRFLIVLMGTFIALEIMGLSGFLWKFIGSLGVAGVIAGVALKDLVSSIFSGMLIGIDKAFKVGDYVTIGNNSGTVTEIGFLTTKVIADDGKKVYIPNQVIFNSPFYNFTASPQRKIYLNFEIPADQNVAKAQQSVLEVVKSLENVDRPETATAILTDLKQGIFNLQVKFPMVVGADMMLLKSIAYFEIKKRLDSEGIQLVTPTSISITESTTSEKKG
- a CDS encoding peroxiredoxin — its product is MSIKLGDTAPDFQAETSLGNLSFYEYLGDSWGILFSHPADYTPVCTTELGYTSKLKSEFDKRGTKVIALSVDGVEDHQNWIKDINETQQTDVQFPIIADKDRKISELYDFIHPNASATATVRSLLIIDPEKKVRLIITYPASTGRNFNEILRVLDSLQLVDSHKVATPVNWQDGDDVIVPPSVSTEEAKKIFPKGVKEIKPYLRYTPQPNI
- a CDS encoding TonB-dependent siderophore receptor, whose protein sequence is MKKQLVTLGILFTAVSLNAQMKNTEADTVRIQNIEDVNLHKTGNPNKARPLSTKSNLTIMETPQPIAIVTHEIIEQQQAKQLSDVLQNVNGIYITSSRGNSQDSFGGRGFILGNDNIFKNGSRINSGVFPEVSGLERVEALKGANAMLYGNTAAGGVINMITKKPKFNFGGSVGMNAGSWNSYKPLVDIYGPLSKNIAFRVNGTYEYAESFRDVVQSEKYYFNPSFLFNLSDRSQLIVEADYLKNDFTPDFGIGSITNKDQSYRLNDAVSRNVFFGTDWQYQNVEQVSTNVTFNHQFNERWSLNATAAYQNYTKDYFSSERVQWIYDKTVDPDRLSWKRPFGKTYNEQNYTSAQVNINGEFNTGKINHKVLIGSDADYSQADAYTYNVTAPVNILFLDDPSTWGSIDMPASALNTKNRINTRRIGLYAQDFISLTKQFKVIAGLRWSYVENMPTITTRFTTDEKFEVANSSTSDNAFSPKVGLVYAPNENLSVFATYTNSFVSNSGYTSDQFGTVNTNQPVTQIQNQLNSLSRQSIKPTTVDQYEVGVKKNFWNNALGVNLTAYQIMYNNYYQTYWFAGANGAPVNATDTNLKEFAGKMRSRGVELDITGNPTENISIIGGFSYNNSVYIDTPEKGYVENQRLVRTPATTANASVFYKFTKYAKGLKVGAGVYYIGDRIAGWNDTKSTNTSRNNVSRMFDLKDYTTVSLSVGYEWKKFMIQGRVGNLFDVVNYNVHENYSVNPITPRNYYFTLTYKL